A segment of the Bacillota bacterium genome:
GGGGGCTTGTATGCTAATGAGTGGCAACAGGGATTACTACCGATATGAACTGAAGGATGGTCACAGAGTGGTATACATTGGCATTACGAATGATCCCACAAGGCGGGAACAAGGACACAGAAGCGAAGGCAGAGTATTCGATAGCATGAATGCGAAACGGCCAGCCGTCACTGGGAACAAATGAGGCTTGAGATGTATCGAAGCAATCACGGAGGCAAGAACCCTAAGTACAACAGATAGCTTGGGAAAGCTTCCGGATAGGAAAGTGTGAGCACCACCTGAGTTATCCGCTCTCCCATCCTCGCCCTCAGTCCGAAGCTGGCGGAGTTCGAGCGGGCCATCGCCGGCTACGTTGGCAGGAAACACGCGGCTGCGGTCAACAGCGGCACTAGCGGGCTGCATCTGCTTGTCCGCGCCTTCGGCATCGGCGAGGGCGACGAGGTCATAACGACCCCGTTCAGCTTCATCGCGTCCAGCAACTGCATCCTTTATGAGAGGGCGAAGCCGGTGTTCGTGGACATCGAGCCTGACACCGCGAACATGAACCCGGACCTCATCGAGGACGCCATCAGCCGCCGCACGAAGGCCGTCCTCCCGGTGGACGCCTTCGGCCAGCCGGCCAGGCTCGACGCCGTCCGCGAGATCGCGGACCCGCCACGGCCTCGTGGTGGTCGAGGATTCCTGCGAATCCCTGGGGTCCGAGTATAAGGGCATCAAGGCCGGGAGCGGCGCTTTCTCGCACGGGGCGGTGTTCGCGTTCCATCCCAACAAGCAGATGACCACGGGGGAGGGAGGATGGTCGTCACGGACCACTGCGCGATGGCACGCCTCACGCTGCGCGTCCCGCCTTTGCTGGCGCATGTCCAACCCAGGACGCTGAGAGGCGGGGTCACCCGTCACGGTTTCGCCTCTCTCGTCGGCTATTCAACCAGGGACCGGGGGGAGGCAGGGGTGTGGCTTTCCCACGAGCGGCTGAGCTACAACTACCACATGGACGAGCTTCTGGCCGCGCTCGGGGTCGCGCAGATGTCGCGCATCGAGGAGATCATCGTGAAGCGCGAGCGGGTGGCGGCGATGCATGCGGAGCGCCTGGCAAGGGTGCAAGGGGTGTGCCGGGGGTGCGCCTGCCGTATGTGGCGCCCGAGGTGACGCGGATGAGTCTGCTCGTGACAGCCGAGGAGATCGACTACTTCGCCGACGTCCTCGAGCGCGCCCTGGGGGAGGTACAGTAGGCGTCAGCGCAGTCCTCGCGGCCGCCACGAAGCTGGGGTTTCCTGCAGAGTTACTGCCCATCGGAGAGGACGCCGTGAACAGGCTACGCGAGTCGCTCACCGCCGGGTACGCATTGTTCGATCGCACCCTCCCGAGGTTTGGGCGGTTCTCGTCCAGGTGGAGCGTTCAGGTCAGCCTTCCTGAGGACGAGATCGTGTCCTGGAGGTTTTCGTAGGTCGTTCGGCGGGCGAAGATCAGCCGGGGGGCGAGGCGAACCTATCATGCTCTGAGAGGGTAAAAAAGGGGCATACACCTGGCCGGGCTCTCCGCCGTCCCTGACGCTCCAAAGATGCCGCGCCCAAAGGGTCTGTCTTCCTAACCATGACTCCCCGACATCAACAGACTGCCAGGTGAACCGGTCCCTGCGGGTACCCACAATTCCTGGTTTTCACCCTCGCGTCTTATTATCGAACATTGCATCCGCATATTGACAGTCTGTGCTTCATAACATATACTCGAGTCAGGAGGGATCGTCATGTTGACGCCGGAACAGCTCGCCACCCGCCTCAGGGAAGCCCGAGAACGTGCCGGACTGACCCAGGAAGAGGTGGCACGGAGCCTTGGTCTGCCGCGCTCGGCCATCACGCTCATGGAGACGGGAAAGCGCAAGGTATCGGGGGTGGAACTGGCACGCCTGGCGTACCTGTATGGCCGCTCGCCTGCGGAGTTTCTC
Coding sequences within it:
- a CDS encoding DegT/DnrJ/EryC1/StrS family aminotransferase, whose amino-acid sequence is MAGYVGRKHAAAVNSGTSGLHLLVRAFGIGEGDEVITTPFSFIASSNCILYERAKPVFVDIEPDTANMNPDLIEDAISRRTKAVLPVDAFGQPARLDAVREIADPPRPRGGRGFLRIPGVRV
- a CDS encoding DegT/DnrJ/EryC1/StrS family aminotransferase: MVVTDHCAMARLTLRVPPLLAHVQPRTLRGGVTRHGFASLVGYSTRDRGEAGVWLSHERLSYNYHMDELLAALGVAQMSRIEEIIVKRERVAAMHAERLARVQGVCRGCACRMWRPR